A genomic region of Barnesiella viscericola DSM 18177 contains the following coding sequences:
- a CDS encoding tetratricopeptide repeat protein, producing the protein MDKRQIIGIILACAIFLPALGVMPYRTVLRKADDHFVNAEWRDALALYDTLLERRPGRVKTYVDAVVASAMLGDSAAIMRYVVRSEMQGLSLDSLFSGIDALSRSIGQTGAYEQVLLLVKSEQPWFTRVANNYLLGYYEFRRDAEHTLAIADELLAVMPRQVSYLKSKANALLLAGQNDSAAVVQQSILQVDSLDFDANLFLGSYYAVKGEERLDSIDERYLETLGQSTRPVLLYREEKREVLDTDIARARHYFTVAMGIRSNRYLSDQRARLEALTDELPQSGGTTIPLLKRLKQE; encoded by the coding sequence ATGGACAAGAGGCAAATAATAGGTATTATTCTGGCGTGTGCGATTTTTTTGCCCGCTTTGGGCGTGATGCCCTACCGCACGGTGCTGCGGAAGGCCGATGACCACTTTGTCAATGCCGAGTGGCGCGATGCACTTGCCCTGTATGATACCTTGCTCGAACGGCGTCCTGGTCGGGTGAAGACCTATGTCGATGCCGTGGTTGCCTCGGCCATGCTTGGCGATTCTGCGGCCATCATGCGCTATGTGGTACGTTCCGAAATGCAGGGACTCTCGCTCGATTCGCTCTTCTCGGGAATCGATGCACTCTCTCGCTCCATCGGGCAGACCGGAGCCTATGAACAGGTGCTGTTGCTGGTCAAGAGCGAACAGCCGTGGTTCACCCGGGTGGCCAACAACTATCTGCTGGGTTACTACGAGTTCAGGCGTGATGCTGAACATACGCTGGCCATTGCCGACGAACTGTTGGCGGTGATGCCCCGGCAGGTAAGCTACCTCAAATCGAAGGCCAACGCCCTGTTGCTGGCGGGGCAGAACGATTCGGCGGCTGTGGTGCAGCAGTCGATATTGCAGGTCGATTCGCTCGATTTCGATGCCAATCTCTTCCTGGGCAGCTACTATGCCGTCAAGGGGGAGGAGCGTCTCGACTCGATAGATGAGCGTTATCTCGAAACCTTGGGGCAGTCGACCCGGCCGGTTCTCCTCTATCGGGAGGAGAAGCGCGAGGTGCTCGATACCGATATTGCCCGGGCCCGTCACTATTTTACCGTTGCAATGGGGATTCGCAGCAATCGTTATCTCTCCGACCAACGGGCGCGATTGGAGGCGCTTACCGATGAATTGCCCCAAAGTGGGGGTACGACCATACCCCTGCTGAAACGGTTAAAGCAGGAATGA
- a CDS encoding SIMPL domain-containing protein: MKNKWIVPAIIIALGLFLLGQRIESGIVKSKEAVRTVSVKGLSEREVPADRVIWPLVYKELGNDLISIYRAVNTKNEIVIDFLKSNGIPENEISVAPPSIVDMQADRYSNLNNPYRYNVTSVITVSSNQVDKVRELIVKQASLLEKGVAIVSGDYQYNTQFLFTKLNELKPEMIAEATQNARVAAEKFAKDSDSKLGKISSAYQGQFSIEDRDANTPYLKHVRVVSSVVYYLKD; the protein is encoded by the coding sequence ATGAAAAACAAATGGATTGTACCGGCTATCATTATAGCCTTGGGCCTGTTTCTGTTGGGCCAGCGTATCGAGAGTGGTATCGTCAAGTCGAAAGAGGCTGTGCGAACGGTCTCGGTAAAAGGTCTGTCGGAGCGGGAAGTGCCGGCCGACCGGGTCATCTGGCCGTTGGTGTATAAGGAGTTGGGCAACGATCTGATTTCGATATACCGGGCGGTCAATACCAAGAATGAGATTGTAATCGACTTCTTGAAATCGAACGGGATTCCCGAGAACGAGATTTCGGTGGCTCCCCCGAGCATCGTCGACATGCAGGCCGACCGGTACAGCAACCTCAATAATCCCTATCGCTATAATGTCACCTCGGTTATTACCGTTTCGTCCAATCAGGTCGACAAGGTGCGCGAGCTTATCGTGAAGCAGGCCTCCCTGTTGGAGAAGGGGGTAGCCATCGTGTCGGGCGACTATCAGTATAACACGCAGTTCCTCTTTACGAAACTGAACGAACTGAAACCCGAGATGATTGCCGAGGCTACCCAGAATGCCCGGGTGGCTGCCGAGAAGTTTGCCAAGGACTCCGACAGCAAGCTGGGCAAAATCTCTTCGGCCTATCAGGGCCAGTTCTCCATCGAGGACCGCGATGCCAATACACCTTATTTAAAACATGTGCGCGTGGTTTCCTCGGTGGTATACTATCTGAAAGATTGA
- a CDS encoding CDGSH iron-sulfur domain-containing protein — MKEAIVPIKPEVVVKVIECGPLRIGGHVRIMFADGSMVIKQRAFMCRCGKSANQPFCDGSHAKK, encoded by the coding sequence ATGAAAGAAGCCATTGTACCGATAAAGCCCGAGGTGGTCGTGAAAGTAATCGAGTGTGGCCCGCTGCGCATCGGCGGGCATGTGCGTATCATGTTTGCCGACGGGAGTATGGTGATTAAACAGCGGGCCTTCATGTGCCGTTGCGGCAAATCGGCCAACCAGCCTTTTTGCGACGGTTCCCATGCCAAGAAATAG
- the rsgA gene encoding ribosome small subunit-dependent GTPase A: MEGLVIKNTGSWYIVRTETGESIPCKIKGNFRLKGIRSTNPVSVGDRVDIELNPDRTAFITRIHERKNYIIRRASNLSKESHIIAANIDLALLVVTVNSPLTSTTFIDRFLATAEAYRIPVHIVINKCDTFSPDDREYAEALCHLYRTIGYECRCVSAATGEGFDFITDSLKDRITLLSGNSGVGKSTIISRILPGVDIKIGAVSTAHHKGMHTTTFSEMYPLPQGGYLIDTPGIKGFGTIDFEPGEVAHFFPEIFQISQECRFSNCTHRHEPGCAVLKALENHEISESRYASYLSIIDDSSNGKYREAF; the protein is encoded by the coding sequence GTGGAAGGGCTTGTCATCAAAAATACAGGAAGCTGGTATATCGTACGCACCGAAACCGGTGAGTCGATACCGTGTAAAATCAAGGGGAATTTCCGGTTGAAGGGAATTCGCAGCACCAACCCCGTGTCGGTGGGCGACCGTGTCGACATCGAGCTTAACCCCGACCGCACCGCCTTTATCACACGCATACACGAGCGCAAAAACTACATCATACGCCGGGCCTCCAACCTGTCGAAAGAGTCGCACATCATCGCGGCCAACATCGACCTGGCCCTGCTGGTGGTAACCGTCAACTCACCACTCACCTCGACCACCTTTATCGACCGGTTCCTGGCTACGGCCGAGGCCTACCGCATTCCCGTACACATTGTCATCAACAAATGCGACACCTTCTCGCCCGACGACCGGGAGTATGCCGAGGCCCTCTGCCACCTCTACCGCACTATCGGCTACGAGTGCCGCTGCGTGTCGGCGGCTACCGGCGAGGGATTCGATTTCATCACCGACAGCCTGAAAGATCGCATTACCCTCCTCTCGGGCAACTCGGGGGTGGGCAAATCGACCATCATCAGCCGCATTCTGCCCGGTGTCGACATCAAGATAGGCGCCGTGTCGACGGCCCACCACAAAGGTATGCACACGACCACCTTCTCCGAGATGTACCCGCTGCCGCAAGGAGGATACCTCATCGACACCCCGGGTATCAAGGGGTTTGGTACCATCGATTTCGAGCCCGGCGAGGTGGCCCATTTCTTCCCCGAAATTTTTCAGATTTCGCAGGAGTGCCGTTTCAGCAACTGCACCCATCGGCACGAACCGGGCTGTGCAGTACTGAAAGCACTTGAAAATCACGAGATAAGCGAATCGAGATATGCCAGTTACCTGAGTATCATCGACGACAGTTCCAACGGGAAATACCGGGAGGCCTTCTAG
- a CDS encoding acyltransferase family protein, with translation MKQKIIWLQILQGWSMLLVVIGHVTLTGIFKNPATPVSATVESIIYSFHMPLFMFISGFLFYHTKISRNLAYKDVVIDKLKRLGSPYLFFTLFTFAVKLAFAPFMKRPVELSANQFIDSFLYPGSNPLSEMWFVATLFIIMLAYPLLRYMITSPFKIGVLLLGSLALNLFFPTGIELLCLSNVAYMLIFFCAGILFCRFGWQRYFAGTPALVVWILLFAGLTLVPHCPKLLLSLSGIGFSVALALNLEPVAPRLFSSFRDYTFQIFLLGIFPQIAIRILYAHLPHHELIYWGLYLASIVVGVYLPVLIARVIQRFPSTLVRRCFGL, from the coding sequence ATGAAACAAAAGATTATCTGGCTTCAAATTCTTCAAGGGTGGAGTATGTTACTGGTCGTAATCGGCCACGTCACCTTAACAGGAATATTCAAAAACCCCGCAACGCCCGTGAGTGCGACAGTCGAATCGATCATATACAGCTTTCACATGCCGCTGTTCATGTTCATCTCGGGGTTCCTATTCTACCACACCAAGATAAGCCGTAACCTGGCCTACAAAGATGTGGTGATTGATAAACTCAAACGATTGGGCTCACCCTACCTCTTCTTTACCCTCTTCACGTTTGCCGTGAAACTGGCTTTTGCCCCGTTCATGAAACGACCGGTAGAGTTGTCGGCCAACCAGTTTATCGACAGTTTCCTTTATCCGGGCAGTAATCCGCTGAGCGAGATGTGGTTCGTTGCCACTCTCTTTATCATCATGCTGGCCTACCCGCTGTTGCGATACATGATTACAAGTCCGTTCAAAATAGGAGTGCTCCTACTGGGAAGCCTCGCTCTGAACCTCTTTTTCCCGACCGGCATCGAGTTGCTCTGCCTCTCCAACGTGGCCTATATGCTTATCTTCTTCTGTGCTGGCATATTATTTTGCCGGTTCGGGTGGCAACGCTATTTCGCCGGCACACCGGCACTGGTGGTGTGGATACTCCTTTTCGCCGGGCTGACACTCGTGCCTCACTGTCCCAAACTGCTGTTGAGTCTCTCGGGTATAGGGTTCTCGGTCGCCTTGGCTCTTAACCTGGAACCGGTAGCTCCCCGGCTGTTCTCGTCGTTCCGCGACTACACGTTCCAGATTTTTCTGTTGGGTATCTTCCCTCAAATTGCCATACGGATTCTCTACGCACATCTGCCACACCACGAACTTATCTACTGGGGGCTCTACCTCGCCAGCATCGTCGTGGGCGTCTATCTGCCGGTACTCATCGCCCGGGTGATACAACGATTCCCCTCGACACTCGTGCGCCGCTGCTTCGGGCTGTGA
- a CDS encoding YraN family protein, with protein MAQHNQLGKSGEERAAEYLISKGYIIRDVNWRSGKMELDLVAYRDTTLVVVEVKTRRNSEFLRPEEAVTLRKIKNIVRATDAYVRLFQIPFEVRFDIITLVGDAEHFEIEHIEDAFLAPLNC; from the coding sequence ATGGCACAACACAACCAGTTGGGAAAATCGGGCGAGGAGCGGGCGGCCGAATACCTCATCTCGAAGGGCTACATCATTCGCGACGTCAACTGGCGCAGCGGAAAGATGGAACTCGACCTGGTGGCCTACCGCGATACGACCCTCGTCGTAGTCGAGGTGAAGACCCGTCGCAACAGCGAGTTTCTGCGCCCCGAGGAGGCCGTCACCCTGCGTAAAATCAAAAACATCGTGCGGGCGACCGATGCCTACGTACGACTGTTCCAGATACCGTTCGAGGTGCGGTTCGACATCATCACGCTGGTGGGCGACGCGGAGCACTTTGAAATTGAGCACATCGAAGACGCCTTCCTGGCCCCGCTGAACTGCTGA
- a CDS encoding biotin--[acetyl-CoA-carboxylase] ligase, giving the protein METKEIIFTKEHLAETDSTNTYLQQLDADRHLPEGYIVYTDAQRAGRGQRGNSWESQPGKNLTFSLLLRPEHIPANQQFLLSQAVSLAVTDVLNRYASGFSIKWPNDIYWEDKKIAGILIENVLSGSTFARSIVGIGLNINQERFISDAPNPVSLFQITGHIHDIEAVLDQFAEAFRTRYLQTFTTSAQNLREEYLTTLYRNDGLYPYCSEGETFYALIAGVEPDGHLILTTESGQERRFAFKEVSFLL; this is encoded by the coding sequence ATGGAAACCAAAGAGATAATTTTCACCAAAGAACATCTGGCCGAGACCGACTCGACCAACACCTATCTGCAACAACTCGATGCCGACCGGCACCTGCCCGAGGGCTACATTGTCTACACCGACGCCCAACGGGCCGGACGCGGACAACGGGGCAACTCGTGGGAGTCACAACCGGGCAAGAACCTCACGTTCAGCCTGCTGCTCCGTCCCGAGCATATCCCGGCCAACCAGCAGTTCCTGCTTTCGCAGGCCGTGTCGCTGGCGGTAACCGATGTCCTGAACCGATACGCCTCGGGCTTCTCCATCAAATGGCCCAACGATATCTATTGGGAGGACAAGAAGATAGCGGGAATCCTCATCGAGAATGTATTGAGCGGCAGTACCTTTGCCCGCTCGATTGTGGGTATAGGTTTGAATATCAACCAGGAGCGTTTCATCAGCGATGCCCCCAACCCCGTGTCGCTGTTCCAGATTACAGGGCATATCCACGACATCGAGGCAGTTCTCGACCAGTTCGCCGAGGCCTTCCGCACCCGCTACCTGCAAACCTTCACCACCTCGGCCCAGAACCTGCGCGAAGAGTACCTCACAACTCTCTACCGCAACGACGGGCTGTATCCCTATTGCAGCGAGGGCGAAACGTTTTACGCATTGATTGCGGGAGTGGAGCCCGACGGTCATCTGATACTCACGACCGAATCGGGTCAGGAACGGCGCTTTGCCTTCAAAGAGGTCTCATTCCTGCTTTAA
- a CDS encoding ribonuclease Z, producing the protein MGKFEINILGCGSALPTLRHYPSTQVLNIRDNLFMIDCGEGAQIQFRRMRLKFNRLGHIFLSHLHGDHCFGLIGMISTLSLLGRTGELVVHAHPQAEEVFRPQLDFFCRELPFAVRFEPVLPGRSEVIYEDHAIRVRSLPMIHRVPCSGFLFEEKPGLRHLRGDMVKFYDIPVYRRTEIKAGADYTTPDGQIVPNDRLTTPAEAPLRYAYCSDTAYNEALIPLIAGADCLYHEATFGDDAEELALLTCHSTARQAARIASQASVKQLVLGHFSARYDDEQPLCDQASQEFTPCTLAREGMNIVLGK; encoded by the coding sequence ATGGGAAAATTTGAAATCAATATTTTGGGCTGCGGGTCGGCCTTGCCCACCCTGCGGCACTACCCGAGTACCCAGGTGCTCAACATTCGCGACAACCTGTTTATGATCGATTGTGGCGAGGGGGCCCAAATCCAGTTCCGTCGCATGCGGTTGAAATTCAACCGACTGGGACACATCTTTCTGAGTCACCTGCATGGTGACCACTGTTTCGGACTCATCGGCATGATTTCGACCCTGTCGCTGCTGGGGCGCACGGGCGAACTGGTTGTCCATGCCCACCCCCAGGCCGAGGAGGTGTTCCGTCCCCAACTCGACTTTTTCTGCCGCGAATTACCCTTTGCCGTGCGGTTCGAGCCTGTCTTGCCCGGTCGGTCGGAGGTCATCTATGAAGACCACGCGATTCGGGTACGTTCGCTGCCGATGATTCACCGGGTGCCCTGTTCGGGATTCCTTTTCGAGGAGAAGCCGGGGCTGCGTCATCTGCGGGGTGATATGGTCAAGTTCTACGACATACCCGTCTACCGGCGGACCGAAATCAAAGCCGGGGCTGACTATACCACTCCCGACGGGCAGATTGTTCCCAATGACCGGCTGACCACTCCGGCCGAGGCACCGCTGCGTTATGCCTATTGTTCCGATACCGCCTACAATGAAGCACTGATACCTCTCATTGCGGGTGCCGATTGCCTCTACCACGAGGCAACCTTTGGCGACGATGCCGAGGAGCTGGCCCTATTGACCTGCCACTCGACAGCCCGGCAAGCTGCCCGCATAGCCAGCCAGGCCTCGGTCAAGCAGTTGGTGTTGGGCCATTTCTCGGCGCGCTACGACGATGAACAACCCCTGTGCGACCAGGCCAGTCAGGAGTTCACGCCCTGCACACTGGCCCGGGAGGGAATGAATATTGTGCTGGGGAAATGA
- a CDS encoding winged helix-turn-helix domain-containing protein, with amino-acid sequence MNVEVIGTWAGQVWNALNESGKLTVKGLKKATKLKEKEIYAALGWLAREGKVSICEVEADVEVVLI; translated from the coding sequence ATGAATGTAGAAGTTATTGGAACATGGGCAGGCCAAGTATGGAATGCTTTGAATGAGTCGGGAAAACTGACCGTAAAAGGTTTGAAAAAAGCGACGAAATTGAAAGAAAAAGAAATCTATGCTGCCCTGGGTTGGTTGGCTCGCGAAGGTAAAGTGAGCATCTGTGAAGTAGAAGCCGACGTAGAAGTAGTATTGATCTGA
- the frr gene encoding ribosome recycling factor translates to MDDVKTYLNTAEEKMTMAIEFLDEALAHIRAGKANPRILDGIRVDYYGSQAPLSNVANISVPDARTIVITPWEKSMFKVIEKAILDSELGITPENNGEIIRLSIPPLTEERRKALVKQSKQEAENAKVSVRNARRDVIDALKKAQKEGMAEDVAKDGEASAQKLHDKYMKKIDDIFAEKEKEILTV, encoded by the coding sequence ATGGACGACGTAAAAACATATCTCAACACGGCCGAAGAAAAGATGACCATGGCCATTGAATTTCTCGACGAGGCGCTGGCTCATATCCGTGCCGGCAAAGCCAATCCGCGGATTCTCGACGGCATACGGGTCGACTACTACGGCAGTCAGGCTCCGCTCTCCAATGTAGCCAACATCTCGGTGCCCGATGCCCGCACCATCGTAATCACCCCGTGGGAAAAATCGATGTTCAAGGTAATCGAGAAAGCCATCTTGGACTCCGAGCTGGGTATCACCCCCGAGAACAACGGCGAGATTATCCGCCTCTCCATTCCCCCGTTGACCGAAGAGCGGCGCAAGGCTCTCGTGAAACAGTCGAAACAGGAGGCCGAGAATGCCAAGGTGAGTGTGCGCAATGCCCGCCGTGATGTCATCGACGCCTTGAAAAAGGCTCAAAAAGAGGGTATGGCCGAAGATGTAGCCAAAGACGGTGAAGCCTCGGCTCAAAAACTCCACGACAAATACATGAAGAAAATCGACGATATCTTTGCCGAGAAGGAGAAAGAGATTCTCACCGTATAA
- a CDS encoding nucleoside deaminase, whose product MADDQAKDEQFMKMALQEARAAFDAGEIPVGAVVVCRNRVIARAHNLTERLGDVTAHAEMQAITSAAASLGGKYLTDCTLYVTLEPCVMCAGAIGWAQLSRVVFGASDEKRGYRRFAPGALHPKTQVEQGVLADECAALMKDFFVKKR is encoded by the coding sequence ATGGCAGATGATCAAGCCAAAGATGAACAATTTATGAAGATGGCCTTGCAGGAGGCTCGGGCGGCATTCGATGCCGGCGAGATTCCGGTGGGAGCCGTCGTGGTGTGTCGGAATCGGGTGATAGCCCGGGCCCATAACCTCACCGAGCGGTTGGGCGATGTGACGGCTCATGCCGAGATGCAGGCCATAACCTCGGCAGCCGCCTCGCTGGGAGGCAAGTATCTGACCGACTGCACACTGTATGTTACCTTGGAGCCTTGCGTGATGTGTGCCGGAGCCATCGGGTGGGCCCAGTTGTCGCGTGTGGTCTTTGGCGCAAGCGATGAAAAGCGGGGATACCGGCGATTCGCTCCCGGAGCGCTGCACCCCAAGACTCAGGTCGAGCAGGGGGTGTTGGCCGACGAGTGTGCCGCCCTGATGAAGGACTTTTTTGTTAAAAAGAGATAA
- the rpsA gene encoding 30S ribosomal protein S1, translating to MSEELKNGPVENFDWDAYEKGEVYGDKSRDELVKTYDQSLNTVKDKEVIEGTVIALNKREVVVNIGYKSDGIIPMSEFRYNPDLKVGDKVEVYIENQEDKKGQLVLSHKKARATRSWDRINSALENDEVIKGYIKCRTKGGMIVDVFGIEAFLPGSQIDVKPIRDYDVFVGKTMEFKVVKINQEFKNVVVSHKALIEAELEQQKKEIIAKLEKGQVLEGTVKNITSYGVFIDLGGVDGLIHITDLSWGRVSHPEEVVSLDQKLNVVILDFDDEKKRIALGLKQLQPHPWDALDPNLKVGDKVKGKVVVMADYGAFVEIAPGVEGLIHVSEMSWSQHLRSAQDFMKVGDEVEAVILTLDREERKMSLGIKQLKPDPWENIEEKYAVGSRHHAKVRNFTNFGVFVELEEGVDGLIHISDLSWTKKIKHPSEFTQIGADIEVQVLEIDKENRRLSLGHKQLEENPWDVFENIFTVDSIHEGTIVEMLDKGAVIALPYGVEGFATPKHLVKQDGTQAQLEEKLPFKVIEFNKDAKRIILSHSRIFEDEAKAEAKKESAAKKAAKKAAKSEEAIVTPQVEKATLGDIDALAALKEKMEAEGNK from the coding sequence ATGAGTGAAGAACTGAAAAATGGCCCGGTAGAAAATTTCGACTGGGACGCCTATGAAAAAGGCGAGGTGTATGGCGACAAGAGTCGTGATGAGTTGGTAAAGACCTACGACCAATCGCTGAACACGGTAAAAGACAAAGAGGTAATCGAAGGTACGGTTATCGCCTTGAACAAACGTGAGGTAGTCGTAAATATCGGCTACAAATCGGACGGTATCATTCCGATGAGCGAATTCCGCTACAACCCCGATTTGAAAGTGGGAGATAAAGTAGAGGTTTATATCGAAAATCAAGAAGACAAGAAAGGACAACTGGTTTTGTCGCACAAGAAAGCCCGTGCTACCCGTTCATGGGATCGCATCAACTCGGCTCTCGAAAACGACGAAGTCATCAAGGGTTATATCAAGTGTCGTACCAAGGGCGGTATGATTGTCGATGTATTTGGCATCGAAGCATTCTTGCCGGGTTCTCAAATCGACGTGAAACCTATCCGCGACTACGATGTATTCGTAGGCAAAACGATGGAATTCAAAGTTGTTAAAATCAATCAGGAATTCAAGAACGTGGTTGTTTCGCACAAGGCTCTTATCGAAGCCGAGCTCGAACAACAGAAGAAAGAGATCATCGCCAAACTCGAAAAAGGTCAGGTACTCGAAGGTACGGTCAAGAACATTACCTCTTACGGTGTATTCATCGACCTGGGCGGCGTAGACGGTCTTATCCACATCACCGACCTCTCTTGGGGCCGTGTTTCTCACCCCGAAGAGGTGGTTTCGCTCGACCAGAAGCTCAACGTGGTTATCCTCGACTTCGACGACGAGAAGAAACGTATCGCCCTCGGTTTGAAACAACTGCAACCGCACCCCTGGGACGCTCTCGATCCCAACCTGAAAGTGGGCGACAAGGTAAAAGGCAAAGTTGTTGTGATGGCCGATTACGGTGCATTCGTCGAAATCGCTCCGGGTGTAGAAGGTCTTATCCACGTTTCGGAAATGTCGTGGTCGCAACACCTGCGTAGCGCTCAAGACTTCATGAAAGTGGGCGACGAGGTTGAAGCCGTAATCCTGACCCTCGACCGCGAAGAGCGCAAGATGTCGCTGGGTATCAAACAACTCAAACCCGATCCCTGGGAAAATATCGAAGAGAAATATGCCGTGGGTTCGCGTCACCACGCCAAAGTTCGCAATTTCACCAACTTCGGTGTATTTGTTGAACTCGAAGAGGGCGTAGACGGTCTTATCCACATCTCCGACCTCTCTTGGACAAAGAAAATCAAACACCCCTCGGAGTTCACTCAGATCGGTGCCGACATCGAAGTTCAAGTGCTCGAAATCGACAAGGAGAACCGTCGTCTCAGCCTCGGTCACAAACAACTCGAAGAGAATCCCTGGGACGTATTCGAGAACATCTTTACCGTTGACTCGATTCACGAAGGTACAATTGTCGAGATGCTCGACAAGGGTGCCGTAATCGCATTGCCCTACGGTGTAGAAGGTTTCGCTACTCCCAAGCACCTGGTAAAACAAGATGGAACTCAGGCTCAACTCGAAGAGAAATTGCCCTTCAAGGTAATCGAATTCAACAAAGACGCCAAACGTATCATCTTGTCGCACAGCCGCATCTTCGAAGATGAAGCCAAGGCCGAAGCTAAGAAGGAATCGGCTGCCAAGAAAGCTGCCAAGAAAGCTGCTAAATCGGAAGAAGCTATCGTAACTCCGCAAGTAGAGAAAGCTACGCTGGGTGATATCGACGCTCTGGCTGCTCTCAAAGAGAAGATGGAAGCCGAAGGCAACAAATAA
- the pyrH gene encoding UMP kinase has protein sequence MSNQYKRILLKLSGESLMGEKQYGIDEKRVNEYATQIKEIAEMGIEIGIVIGGGNIFRGLSGTTQGVDRVKGDQMGMLATVINSLALSSALEKVGQKARVFTAINMFPIGEHYSKWKAIEAMQRGEIAIISCGTGNPFFTTDTGSALRGIEIEADVMLKGTRVDGIYTADPEKDPTAVKFDKISYDEIYTRGLKVMDLTATTLCKENHLPIIVFDMDTVGNLKKVMSGENIGTLVY, from the coding sequence ATGAGTAACCAATACAAACGAATCCTTTTGAAACTGAGCGGTGAGTCGCTCATGGGCGAAAAGCAGTATGGCATCGACGAAAAGAGAGTCAACGAATATGCCACCCAAATCAAAGAGATTGCCGAGATGGGCATCGAAATCGGCATCGTGATCGGCGGGGGAAACATCTTCCGTGGACTGAGCGGAACCACCCAGGGAGTCGACCGGGTCAAGGGCGACCAGATGGGCATGCTCGCCACGGTCATCAACAGCTTGGCTCTGAGTTCGGCTCTCGAAAAGGTAGGTCAGAAGGCGCGGGTATTCACGGCCATCAACATGTTTCCCATCGGCGAACATTACAGCAAATGGAAGGCCATCGAAGCCATGCAGCGGGGCGAAATCGCCATCATCTCGTGCGGCACGGGCAACCCCTTCTTCACCACCGACACCGGCTCGGCCCTGCGGGGTATCGAAATCGAGGCCGACGTCATGCTCAAAGGGACCCGCGTCGACGGCATCTATACGGCCGATCCCGAGAAGGATCCCACGGCGGTGAAATTCGACAAAATCAGCTACGACGAAATCTATACCCGAGGGCTGAAAGTAATGGACCTCACGGCCACGACCCTCTGCAAGGAGAACCACCTGCCCATCATCGTGTTCGACATGGATACCGTAGGCAACTTGAAAAAGGTGATGTCGGGCGAAAACATAGGGACCCTGGTATATTAA